One Centroberyx gerrardi isolate f3 chromosome 6, fCenGer3.hap1.cur.20231027, whole genome shotgun sequence genomic region harbors:
- the ca4b gene encoding carbonic anhydrase 4b, with product MTMLRPILFFLVFSIKMISGADWCYQSQMTCNDACPGPETWPVVSQHCSGRAQSPINIITRKALTDERLTPLQFTGYQETFHGRITNTGHTVQLDLPASATIKGGNLGVPYKAVHLHLHWGKDAGVGSEHTIDGEQFPMEMHIVHIKEEYNSLPEALRDPTGVAVLAFFFQESRTANKKYDPIVCALKDIKHPTNITTVKGVSLDMLTPPQSNMTNYFRYQGSLTTPNCAEAVIWTVFENTIPLSRQQLTAFCQIQFSNGMLMVKTHRPVQPLNGRQVYHSGGHVALVSTVLLITSVLASSGLSLHSLTESRESFNPRFVIS from the exons ATGACAATGCTGAGacctattttatttttcttggtaTTTTCCATAAAGATGATTTCAGGGGCAG ATTGGTGCTACCAGTCCCAGATGACATGCAATGACGCCTGCCCAG GGCCTGAAACATGGCCAGTGGTTTCACAGCACTGCAGTGGCAGAGCCCAGTCTCCCATTAACATTATCACACGGAAAGCACTAACAGATGAACGTCTCACTCCACTGCAGTTCACTGGCTATCAAGAGACTTTTCATGGTCGCATCACAAACACTGGTCACACTG TTCAATTGGACCTGCCTGCCAGTGCAACGATCAAAGGTGGAAATCTGGGTGTACCGTACAAGGCGGTGCACCTCCACCTACACTGGGGCAAAGATGCAGGAGTGGGGTCTGAACACACCATTGATGGAGAGCAGTTTCCAATGGAG ATGCATATTGTCCACATAAAAGAAGAATACAACTCTTTACCCGAAGCTCTGAGAGACCCCACTGGTGTTGCAGTTCTTGCATTTTTCTTTCAG gAATCGAGGACCGCAAATAAGAAATATGATCCCATTGTATGCGCTCTGAAAGATATCAAACATCCTA CCAACATCACTACAGTGAAGGGTGTGTCCCTGGATATGCTCACTCCTCCTCAGAGTAATATGACGAACTACTTTCGCTACCAAGGCTCCCTCACTACACCCAACTGTGCAGAAGCTGTCATTTGGACAGTGTTTGAAAACACCATTCCACTCAGCAGGCAGCAG CTTACTGCATTCTGCCAGATTCAGTTTTCCAATGGAATGCTAATGGTAAAAACACACCGGCCGGTGCAGCCCCTGAATGGACGGCAGGTGTATCACTCTGGAGGCCATGTTGCTTTGGTTAGCACTGTGCTACTCATCACTTCAGTGTTGGCATCCAGTGGACTCTCCCTGCACAGTTTAACT GAGTCCAGGGAGAGCTTCAACCCTCGTTTTGTGATCAGCTGA
- the LOC139923796 gene encoding dehydrogenase/reductase SDR family member 11-like → MDRWRGRVALVTGASVGIGAAVARDLVRQGMKVVGCARDVEKIKKVAAECQNAGYSGVLVPFKCDLTNEEEILSMFSAIKAQHQGVDVCINNAGLAHPESLLNGKTSGWRNMLDVNVIALSICAREAYQSMKERNVDDGHIININSMSGHRVIHSADVHFYSATKFAVTALTEGLRQELVDAKTHIRTTCISPGVVETDFFARLYHNDPEKAAAAAYNSKIMVTNVLYRECMKAEDIANAVTFVLSAPPHVQIGDVQMRCVEQVF, encoded by the exons ATGGACCGTTGGAGAGGCAGAGTGGCTCTGGTGACCGGAGCTTCGGTTGGGATCGGAGCGGCTGTTGCCAGGGATCTGGTCCGGCAGGGGATGAAAGTGGTGGGCTGCGCCAGGGACGTCGAGAAAATAAAG AAAGTGGCAGCTGAGTGTCAAAACGCAGGCTACAGCGGCGTTTTGGTTCCTTTCAAGTGTGACCTGACTAATGAAGAAGAGATCCTGTCCATGTTCTCTGCCATCAAAGCCCAGCACCAGGGCGTGGATGTCTGCATCAACAACGCTGGCTTGGCTCATCCAGAATCACTGCTAAATGGAAAAACCAGTGGCTGGAGGAACATGCTGGAT GTGAATGTCATTGCATTGTCTATTTGTGCACGTGAAGCCTATCAatcaatgaaagagagaaatgttgaTGATGGGCACATCATAAATATAAACAG CATGAGCGGACATCGAGTCATTCACAGTGCTGATGTGCATTTCTACAGTGCCACCAAGTTTGCAGTGACGGCCCTGACAGAGGGCCTGCGCCAAGAGCTGGTTGATGCTAAGACCCATATAAGAACCACG TGTATATCTCCCGGTGTAGTGGAGACAGATTTTTTTGCCCGGCTCTACCACAACGACCCTGagaaagctgctgctgctgcatatAATAGTAAAATAATGGTAACAAATGTGCTCTACAGAGAA TGTATGAAAGCAGAGGACATTGCAAATGCGGTTACATTTGTCCTAAGTGCACCTCCTCATGTGCAG attGGAGACGTTCAGATGCGTTGTGTGGAGCAGGTGTTTTAG